Genomic DNA from Cydia amplana chromosome 9, ilCydAmpl1.1, whole genome shotgun sequence:
TGAATTTCAAAGGAATAGgaatttaatatacctaatcaataaatacaaTTCACCAAGGTAAATGTAACAACAATGAAATGTAATAACGATTCAGTACGTTAAAAAAgttgtaatattacacgaaataAAATACCGAGAACGCAGTGTGATGTGGCTCCCTGTGGTGCTCGGTGTTTGGTACTTAGCATTAATTAAAAGCGTTTGTTTTACAGGTTAAGGACAGTAGGTGCTTTGAAATACTCGTACGGATCCACCACTATATCTTCCTAGGACCATGACCAACACTCGTTAGTACTTATCGACGTACTGACATCAATGAAAACAAGAACCAAAATACAACGAGATAGAAGAACGTTTCGCTAATACAGTACCGGctccataattattaattagcgTATCCAAATGGCAAACGTGGCGTTTAATAAAGAAGCAAATCGAATCATAGCTGTAAGTATCAATTTGTtttgttactttattttattacctactaattGAAATTTATCACAAGCTTTTTATCGCCGATGAACTTTTCCAAAGCTTGTATTGTACTAGAATGAGACCGCGATGTCTGATCAAGTGATTAATAGGTAgagatcttttttttttgcttccataccaTAAAAAGTGTAATTCTATGACAATTGACACTCTAAACACTTCATTGTCgcagtaaaataaatacatacctacactaaATTCCATCttaatcttttagttagtttccGTCATATTTGAAGTAGCTAgaattagaccaagataagtctgcaacgattttgatagcacacgcagttcaAGTGTTATTAAtaagtacgtcataatttcatagaagtttgacgtttaacataaaacttgcactgcgtgtgcaatcaaaatcgttgcagacttttcttggtataACTCTATAGGTGCCTACTTATCTATTTGCCGTTACAATTACATGAAATACaaggtttactaatgaatgggccaaaaacgtttcccaaagtatcacatcccaaactatgtttcccaaattatcatttcccaaaaaaatgtttggcaaaacaacttatcgcaatttttcagttagcaatagtcttttttggcaagttattgtttagcaaataattacttggtcaagtttcattttatcaagtattatttagtcaaatgtatcattaagcataacttacatgtcccaaaatattacaaggcatgatggcatacaatttacataccaataatAGAGggcagtaattttatttttgctttcatttgaaataatttatcccgaccttggttttttttatcattttggttatgttttatgcaaacggatgtaatttgttAAACCATGAATTCTATGCATTTCGCTCttactgacatattagtgcgagcgagatgtaggtactatagaaagtaaattacatggttacgtatatgtcagtgttgacactgtcagtgactcatggttcgTTCGGGGTACTGAATGGTAACCGTAAAGTTCCAATTTTAAAAgacacgtatttaaccggtcaactaattaatcgaatttgggtagtttaaataaatagaaatggctactaaaattaatagtttggcaacaaaaatggagccttaaaatatatcaatatgagttgtattttaatgccgttacaggttttgattatttttaggcaggtaccaagtatttatttggcaactgaattaatatattggagaccatttatgaagcacatttaaaaaagaaaacggctatctattaattaaaaaattaagttcttttaaaatattttgtttggtcattacacggtcaacctaacacgctcctcctcgcttcgctcgtcgtcgcacctatcagttgactctagcagaacacagtaattaattaagtaattaaaaatttaaagatctaatggtatgacattttgatgattaaaaattttaaaaacatagtaatttttttggtactgcattgtacctacctactataacttaatttatgaagattacccccaatctgcattacacagaactgtgattttttgtattatttccagttagaatcacgagctctttcgaccctaatacgagaaaaaatgtgtccccaaaatttcatacaaatgcagcaaaaacgaacgaacgaatttaggttcaaatttaaatagtgatgcctatttgccaaatttgcaaagtaacaatttgaggaaacatctttttggaatataatattagccaataaaaaacgtttgctaaataagtttttgtcctaataacatttgacaaagtaaaatcatgccaaatgataatttgaccaaataagttattgcgaaatgcaactttgctaaaggttcctttgggaaatgaaactactgcgataagtttgttgggaagtgaaatttggcgaaatgtatttgggccaaacggaagtacaccgaAATACAAACATAATTTATACTCTTATATTATATCGATAGAGCTCATAGAAATATATTTGCAATTAAgattaaatcataatttacaaTTTTGTTCTCAAACTTTCACCAGAACCGCTATTTAAAGACTATTTATAACTTCCAGATGCCAGAGCAAGAGTGTCGGTACCCGCATTACGAGACCTTAGATTCCAGGCTCAAATCCTACAAACATTGGCCCCCGTCTTTGCCAACGAAGCCAGAAGAGTTAGCAGAGGCCGGTTTCTTCTATACCGGGACCGGAGACCGCACGCAATGCTTCTTTTGTGGTGGAGGTTTGAAGTCTTGGAAGCCAGGAGATGTGCCGTTAGAGTAACATGCGCGTTGGTATGACTGCGCGTTTGTGGTACGAGAAATGGGAGAGGATAATGTTCGCAGAGTTGTGGAATACTGGTGGGGAAAATAGGAGAATCTAAGGCTTCGCCATAAAGAACCATAAAGTATAAAAACAAACCTATTGTGCTTATCGAGTAAAAGCACCAGATAGTTACCTGATGTGTCCTCCAGCGAGACCGTCGCTAAGCCGATTTGAAAAGAAAACGTATTCATACTTTGCGTTTGCGGCTTCGTGTGAGGTTCACGCAATAACTGTGGAGGGCCCTTAAGAGGTCCACAGCAGATACAGACTGCAGGAAACCGACGTTTGGTAATAAGTCCTAGGAATTCGGTTACGTATACTGAAGCGGGTAAAGTTCAATGTGACCCGACCAATAAATCAAGATAGCAGTGCGTGGCTCTACAAACTCCTGTCATCTTGTGGCTTTTCAGATTTCACCCTTAGGTTTAATTTAAAGAACTACTTAGGAGCCACCAAACATTCCCAACTCCCATCGGAGCAGCTCGTGCAGAAATGTACCTATAACTTTAGAGAAATGTTGCTTTAATTGAAGCGCGGCAGCGTCGAACTTCCCCCCCTCGGAAGGGTGATTGTCCAAGCGTCGTAGCCGCGACTTCGACATTATGTATCACGTgcctcggagacgttcacgcagtgcgaagaacggttgaccgctcagcggattcgcacgacagacgcgctcgacggtaagtactgtggtacatcagcgggtactggagagagTCGTACGTCTATACTTACACATGCGGGGATATTGGCGGAAGTCGAAggtgaacaggcagtatatacctaaatccattaacacaGTCTTGGATGAAGGTAACGTCACAACATaccctctggagttcctaaactcattgagtgcttcacaggactcccagcacacacattataTAACCTTGAAAGTTGGAGTTCCAATCATGCTTCTTCGGAATTTGTCGCCTCCGAAAGTCCGAAGTTATGCAACGGAACCCAACTAaaagtaatgcagctgcagcgAAACCTCATCGAGGCGCAGATCCTGACGAGGTGCGGCGCCGGAGAAGCCGTGTTAATTCCGCGCATTCCCCTAATCCCGAGCAACTTCCCGTTCCGCTTCAAGTGTCTACAGTTCCCCGTGAGCGTCTGCTTCGCCATGTTCATCAACAAGTGCAGGGGCAGGTAATGGACCTGCGCACGGGCTGCTTCTCGTACGGGCAGCTGTACGCGGCGTGCTCGCGCGTTACAAGCTGCACGGGGCTGTTCGTGCTGATGCCCACCGGGAACACACAATTTTATTGCAACCCACTCTTTTGCAGTTCGGCGTTAGGTCTTATGCGAGGCCTTCTACTTCACGCCAAAGTCGATCTTCTGTCGGAATTACACTTGGGCTTGGATCCAAATCCAAGCTTTCCTCTCTCGCAGCTGGGCTTTCTGCCTAGCTTCGCCATTGGTTGTACCTATATgccgcattaggcaacgatcttgtttcaataatacaatgcgggctagagaccagttagagttagaccaagtaaagtctgcaacgattttgatagcatacgcagaacgcagtgcaagtgttatttgtacgtcataatttcatagaattttgacgtttaatataacacttgcactgcgcgtgctatcaaaatcgttgcagacttttcttggtctaactctagatgcgtcttacctttagtaagctttttgatacagccgaatataatggatttaaagggtttatactgcgctattccctcattttttaaaataccgggatcccggtattgcctttaaaaatactggtattgaaaaatgcgtttaaaaagacgggatcccgggatccagaaataccgggatcccggtattgggaGCCCTAgttcacagacaatccaacttctagacatagcatagtcgcgctaccctctctgccacacatacggtagcgttactccaacttcgagtcaatcccgtgccgtgattggtccgtgtttttaaacggaccaatcacggcacgggattcgctcacctcgtccccccgcacccccgtatttttggcagcatcggtttcatgaaagaattggcctaagctcagtctagaggttggattgtcagtgccctAGTTCAAATCTATAGCCCATGACCTTAGTTCACATCGCAGCACAAAAGTGCTGCACTGCAATAGTCTGCACCTGGCGGGGACCATCTCCGGATGTATCACATTGTGCGTTCGGGGATAGTATCCGCCACGTGTATCCCTTGCTTTTAGATTAAATTGcttaaagggcctctgcgctgttggcttcggccccacgtacgcctcccaaaggtccgggaccccatggtcccgtGATATTGAAAGACAgacaaataacaataataataatgtgagcctataaacgtcccactgctgggcacaggcctcctctcatgcgcgagagggcttgggctatagtccccacgctagcccaatgcggatctgggacttcacatacacctttgaatttcttcgcagattcGAGTAATCCTataaaccagcggtcggcaaccttttggcAGCCAagggtaacgaagttgacgcgggccgcactttgttaatatttatgactagactagacatcgttggttgtcaatattacatacaaaatagccagggggtctcgcgggccgcaagtgacaggttcacgggctaCTAAAAAAAAAGGTTCCGTTTTGTTCTTTGACGGTACGGAACtctacaaatttttgtacttaagtaattattaaaaatgtaaGTACCTTTTAATCGTATTtagatactttttagggttccgtagtcaactaggaacccttataaagTTTCGCCATATCCGTaccgtctgtatgtctgtccgaggctttgtTCCGTGATGTTTAGTggtagaaagctgcaatttggcatggatacatAAATTATGCATTGCAAGAGAACggaaaaataaaaagtacaataaaaaaaattttaacgTCCCATAcgaaatggatttttttttattttttttagttacaaTCGTGTGGGACATCCACAGGGACATCGTtggtcgttggataggtctttcaaaaggGATAAGGGTCTTTATCAACcactttttgataaagtgaatattttcggaaataatcgctccgaaagaaaaaaaagaTGTGTCCTCTCtcctctaacttttgaaccatgggtccaaaaaatatgaaaaaaaatcgtaaaacaAAAACTCAATAGAGTCAGACCgcgaaaagtctgcagcgattttgataccccacgcagtgcaagtgtcatttaaaaacgtcaaacttctatgaatttatgacgtgtaaataacactttcactgcgtaggctatcaaaattgctgcagacttttcttggtctaactctaaatactttcaATTAAAACTATAGCGAATAGAATCGATCCAACCGTTTTTGAGTTATTACAAAAAGTCTTCTCTTCTTAGTAAAAATACGTACAAAGCGCTGCGAAAGTAATCgaatggtaactacggaaccttacactgagcatggcccgacatgctcttggccaattattataaaatgtattgagTTGGCGAGTCATAGGTACCGAAATTTGTAGTCGTATCTCACCCTATTTTGAATTCATGCCAGCATGCTCGTGTATAAACGGTATAACAGAGTTGTATTGTCTATGGTTATTCATGACATTGACCGTTGACGTTTAATAACGTTCGCCTCGCCATACGTTCGCGTTCCGttcttttataaaaataaaaaaattaaaaataaactaatttttaTTGGAATTGTTAAATTACTTCATGTTTGTgttgtaataattttaattggCCGTCTCGGCTGGGGTTGTTTCAGTGTGTGTTCTAAAATGGTTCAttgataattttattgaaatactCCAGGAAAAGCGCCGAATACACGAGGTAGCCATTTCTCTATACTAATTTTAAATCGACTaccttttatttttcaaactttttccAGTGAAATCTCATCGAAAATCTGAAATAACCTCTTCGCGGCTTTGTTTTAGGTTGCCTTTGGGGTCTggcattattttaattatagatTAAATCGCTACCGGCTTTTCCACTGCCACTACAGCAGCGATGGGGTCTAAATGGACGGATGAATCTGCAATTCTGCGCGACTTGTCGTTTGCCCAAGGTCGCTGGGTACCTGGCGGGATCGACTCCGCTGTCGCCGGCGCGAATCCACCAGGCCACAATATGACGGAAGGTAAGAACTACCTTAATTTTAGTTATCCCTAAAAGTCTAAACCTAGTCTAAACGAAGAGGAACCTGAACCAGGTCTGACTTAATTTACTGCCTTAGTTATCCCTAAATTTGGCATAAAAACCTGGAAAGTCTCCTTGAAGCTCAATAGTAAGTgttgatatttaaaaaatgctaAAATACGGTCAAAGGTAATATAATGTGGCTTCTGAATCTAGGTTTAAGCGTTAAAGATGGTGCCCTAAGCAACTGCAAAGGTAAACATAGAAAAATGTTTGTTTGCGATAGTCACAAACATGTatgaacatgtacagacaaaaAAATGAAGAGAAACATCATCAAGAACACATAACAAAAAGGACCCAACTCACCATAATGCTAGCTGTGAATAGGAGTAATAGGAGTGGTTAATCCCGCATTGCCTAAatcaggggtcaccaattagttttttcaggggtccggttcttaaaataaagtgtttctccttgagtttattaaataagcaaaaaaattaaataggtcAGGGGTTTGGTGACCCCTGGCCTAAAGGATAAAAAGATGCTTATTTAGTTCCTAGCTAAGAAATATTAGAATGTATAATGGGTGCTTTGTGTTAGAATAGAAATAGTAAAGATGAACCCTCGTCTTGAaacttttattttcataaaatatttcaaatttagGTTTCAATCTTTTATGACTTCCAGACTTCAAAAATTTGGCACAAACTTGTTATAGCTGGGAATATCAAATTAATGGTGAAAGCATTACTTTCTAAATGTTAGGACAAGAAAAGTCAAACAAATATACTCCCTTtgttattgaccgaagcgtagcgaaggtctacgttttgactcgggcattttgcttttgtatgtccggatgttctcctctacaggtcacaattctcaaccgattcttgtgaaattttgtgaccagattctatgagtaaataaaatttttttgtccatcccgtttttggaaattttcaaaaatggaggagttgtgatacctcgcgcttaaacaaatcctcgcgcttaaacaaatagtcatattgatatcataagagtattttctttttgagacatatttacatagtaaatggcaaaaaatgcaaaattgtattgctggtttaggcggtatttagataggtatttagtttgtacttgAGAATGaatagccgaatttcgtcagcttagttAAGAattatcatggcgcattttgtaaacaatcgctttttttgtttgcacacagaaagtctgggttcgatccccagtaagacataacttttagtatttttttttacttgaacttcgtatttttttttataaattaaaatctttgtatcgttgattgatcaaaccgctgtgtggcgctgtcatcgtgcacggtcccaataagctatgctcgcgaggtctacagctcacagagccactagtaataaaatgtttaaatactGAAGTTATTAATGTAAACATGTTGGTTTCGTGGGGCTGGCATAATTGTGTAAGTGATTTTTAgtcctaaataataaataggaaaaaaatgttGGTTTCAGAGACAGAGGAGGAATACTACCGGCACTGGTCGTCTTTGGACCCGGGAGGCACTGGAGATTTCAGCACCGGCCCGGACTTGTACCAGATAAGGACTATGCTGGAGCTGGTGAGAACTAGATTTAgagatttatttattgtacagtATTGATAGTATATGATTCGAGCCCTACACTCCTTGATATGATTCGAGCCCTACACTACACCTCGATATGATTCGAGCCCTACACTACACCTCGATATGATTCGAGCCCTACACTACACCTCGATATGATTCGAGCTCTACAGGATGAATAGAAAAAGAAGATGTGatactaatattatatattttctactaatattataaatttttatatttatattattaagggacatcttacacagatcaacctagccccaaactaagcaaagcttgtactatgggtgctaggcgacgatatacataattatataaataaatacatacttatatacatagaaaacacccatgttcatcacacaaataaatgcccttaccgggattcgaacccaggaggaggtcactacccactaggccagaccggtcgtcaaaaaatatgaaagtagTTGTCTATTCTGTAtgtcttcacgcttaaaccaatGAACTGATTTATATTGAATTTCTTATGGCAATAATTTGAGGAATGACAAATGACATAACATTTTTATCTATAAAGATTATATATAAAAATCAGCATTATGACCAGCAGACAAAGTAACGGACAGAAGATAGTAAAGATTAAattgatatagctggtcaaccgaatcttgtcagtaaaaaaaggcgcgaaattcaaattttctatgggacgatatcccttcgcgcctacatttttttcaaattttccgcttttttctactgtcaagatctgcttgaccaagtataaaacaTATTAATGCTTACAGATGCAAGATGAACATCCTCCCAATGAAGAATTGCAGTATTTCTCCGGTCCCCTCGAGATCAGAAAACCAAATCCCCAAGCGTCCCACCTCATTCcaaaaaccaaaaaaaacaGCAAAGAAAATATGCCTTCTAATAAGCCGCGAGCTCGCAACGTCGCAATCGCCTCCTTATTGGCTTTAACTTTATCCCAAGAGCCTCTGAAACTGGTTAAGCCCGAGGACTTCATAAAGCCGAGTAAGGAAGACAAGGAGATTAGAGAGAGAAGGAAGGATTCGGTGAATAAAGTTACGAACTGGTTGCAGTCGCAAGATATCACGGCTATGTTTAAGAGGAAGTCTTCGGTGAATTCTTTTAAGGTGTGTAAGTTTTTAAGTTACCAAATTTTTgataaattcatttttaacaagcatATTCGCTCCGTGCATGACTGCGGCGTAGCCCTAGGTTATATTGTTTCTCCCCACATAGCCAATACGTCTGCTAGGGAATAtacaattttttatattaaagaaaacttaaaaattcacagttagacagttgaaattttatatttgatgatgatgtatttcttGTACTTGTACTTCGTTTTTTGCGTGATGTTACGGAACCCGTCGTGcgcgagaccgactcgcactttgccggttttaaatatttatacagtAGACAACTTGACAACCACTTTTtctctaaattaattttgtattaagcagaaacgtctgcgaacgatgctattaagcttcgaaataaattaaaaatggaaaaattcttTCGTCTTTATTGTCGctatgagcctccctagggctcatatatggtggaaatattcgctgaattgggtacggtcttggtagctcagatggcagagcactgtactagtgatccagtggtcgtgggttcaactCCCACCCAAGACCGTGAATTTTTCCGCTTTTAATTCACTTTTTCTCTATTTTACATgaatgtttttttctatttcaaGGAGGAGAAAAGCAGCATAAAAGACAAGTCACCGGTCCACTCCAACGATAGCGTAAAATCTCCACCCGGGCAAGGAATACTCAAATCTCCACCCGGGCAAGGAATACTCAAATCTCCATCCGGGCAACAAAGTGTCAAATCTCCACCCGGGCAAGGAAGTGTCAAATCCCCACATGGGCAAGGAAGCACTAAGTCCCCAAACGGGCAGTACACTCCGTCCGCCTGGGCCGAGGAGTACTACAGGAAGGCCGTGGACAGGAGCCACGTGCGGGACCTGGTCCAAGAGGACGTGTGGGGCCGGGCCGAGCGAGCCATGAAAGAGATTGATGCTAGAAAAGAGGAAATCAGGTAAAACATTATTCTAGCCTAGTTGTGCCtaaaggtcccgggttcgaatcccgggaATATATCACTGGTACACTGTTAAGACAGTGTGAAGTCTctaattgacgaccggtctggcctagtgggtagtgaccctgcctgctaagccgatggtcctgggttcgaatcccggtaagggcatttatttgtgtgatgaacactaatatttgttcgtgagtcatgggtgttttctatgtatataagtatgtatttatctatataagtatgtatatcgtcgcctagcacccatagtacaagctttgcttagtttggggctaggttgatctgtgtaacatgtccctcaatatttatttatttattttattattttttaattgggCAGTATACCATCTCTCTGGGAAGAGTGCAGTACTATAGGAAGGCCGTGGACAGTTTTCTGaaagaggaaataaggtaaaacatTCTTCTAGCCTAGTTGTGCCTATGGAGCTAAAGGTCCCGGGTTCCAATCCCAGGAATATATCACTAGTACACAGTTAAGACGGTGTG
This window encodes:
- the LOC134650870 gene encoding E3 ubiquitin-protein ligase XIAP-like; the encoded protein is MANVAFNKEANRIIAMPEQECRYPHYETLDSRLKSYKHWPPSLPTKPEELAEAGFFYTGTGDRTQCFFCGGGLPAHTLYNLESWSSNHASSEFVASESPKLCNGTQLKVMQLQRNLIEAQILTRCGAGEAVLIPRIPLIPSNFPFRFKCLQFPVSVCFAMFINKCRGR
- the LOC134650871 gene encoding uncharacterized protein LOC134650871; the protein is MGSKWTDESAILRDLSFAQGRWVPGGIDSAVAGANPPGHNMTEETEEEYYRHWSSLDPGGTGDFSTGPDLYQIRTMLELMQDEHPPNEELQYFSGPLEIRKPNPQASHLIPKTKKNSKENMPSNKPRARNVAIASLLALTLSQEPLKLVKPEDFIKPSKEDKEIRERRKDSVNKVTNWLQSQDITAMFKRKSSVNSFKEEKSSIKDKSPVHSNDSVKSPPGQGILKSPPGQGILKSPSGQQSVKSPPGQGSVKSPHGQGSTKSPNGQYTPSAWAEEYYRKAVDRSHVRDLVQEDVWGRAERAMKEIDARKEEIRKQEAAAELAAEIARQCEALETMRPADPGTGGNENTTTSVTEADEDEAEGIAKVLLPKSRHELYPGDLCIVCKVMAAPDPQETSKSEASLGVGKARRASPMRLFEVTIAALRADNT